The Acidobacteriota bacterium genome has a segment encoding these proteins:
- a CDS encoding sodium:solute symporter family protein, producing MRGFEASIVLVYLFACVAIGLFASRRALGSSAEYWVAGRRIGTVMNSLAIMAALASGGSFVGILGLAYSKGVPYAFSLFAGAILGFPLAALLVAKPLRNFGRFTVTDFLAARFPHGVVRTLVPVLIVATFTMYTVAQMKTAGLAASFLFGISFRSAVTLSALVFILYVSMGGMLAVTWTDMLQGFLMLSVVWGLGGVLIARYGTPAHLMERAVGVAPSLGTVAAAPASSYIGSFVIWSAAICIIPHIIMRVYTAKDAHGARLSLNVAMLLYSLMIIMTLLVLVPVGKTVLPALKDADMLFFGLVDNVLGPVMRGFAVAALMASVMSTTDALLLACSSAIGHDLLGGWIKRRGSEKLASRVAFASTWAVGLLAMVLAYDPPELITRYYTEAVGLLTAGLFVPTVAGLWWKRANTAGGAAALVTGAAVFLAGRLLPDTPSFASILYALPASAVAMAIGSYLGCPPEKALLDRMAELHR from the coding sequence GTGAGAGGGTTCGAGGCGAGCATCGTCCTCGTCTACCTCTTCGCGTGCGTGGCGATAGGGCTCTTCGCCTCACGGCGGGCGCTCGGCTCGAGCGCCGAGTACTGGGTCGCGGGGCGGCGCATCGGGACGGTCATGAACTCGCTGGCCATCATGGCCGCCCTCGCGAGCGGCGGCTCCTTCGTGGGCATACTGGGCCTTGCCTACAGCAAGGGCGTGCCCTACGCGTTCAGCCTGTTCGCGGGCGCGATCCTGGGCTTCCCGCTCGCGGCGCTTCTGGTGGCGAAGCCCCTGCGAAACTTCGGCCGCTTCACGGTCACCGATTTCCTCGCCGCACGCTTCCCCCACGGGGTTGTGCGCACCCTCGTGCCGGTCCTTATCGTCGCGACGTTCACGATGTACACCGTCGCACAGATGAAGACGGCGGGCCTCGCCGCCAGCTTTCTCTTCGGCATCTCCTTCAGGTCCGCCGTCACGCTCAGCGCGCTGGTGTTCATCCTGTACGTCTCCATGGGCGGGATGCTTGCCGTGACGTGGACGGACATGCTGCAGGGCTTCCTGATGCTGAGCGTCGTCTGGGGCCTAGGCGGCGTACTGATAGCGCGCTACGGTACGCCGGCGCACCTCATGGAGCGGGCGGTCGGGGTGGCGCCCTCCCTGGGAACGGTCGCGGCCGCTCCCGCCTCGAGCTACATCGGCTCCTTCGTCATCTGGTCGGCGGCCATCTGCATCATTCCCCACATCATCATGCGCGTCTACACGGCGAAGGACGCCCACGGCGCGCGCCTGTCGCTGAACGTCGCGATGCTTCTCTACAGCCTCATGATAATAATGACGCTCCTGGTGCTCGTGCCCGTCGGGAAGACCGTACTTCCCGCCTTGAAGGACGCGGACATGCTCTTCTTCGGCCTGGTGGACAACGTCCTCGGCCCCGTCATGCGCGGCTTCGCCGTCGCGGCCCTCATGGCGAGCGTCATGAGCACGACGGACGCCCTTCTGCTCGCGTGCAGCTCGGCCATCGGGCACGACCTCCTTGGAGGATGGATCAAAAGGCGCGGCTCGGAAAAGCTAGCGTCCCGCGTCGCGTTCGCCTCGACGTGGGCCGTAGGGCTTTTGGCCATGGTTTTGGCCTACGATCCCCCCGAGCTCATCACCCGCTACTACACGGAAGCCGTCGGGCTTCTCACGGCGGGGCTTTTCGTGCCGACCGTGGCCGGCCTCTGGTGGAAGCGTGCCAACACGGCGGGCGGGGCCGCGGCGCTCGTGACGGGCGCCGCCGTTTTCCTCGCGGGCCGGCTCCTGCCGGACACACCCTCTTTCGCCTCCATCCTGTACGCCCTTCCCGCGAGCGCCGTCGCCATGGCGATAGGAAGCTACCTGGGGTGCCCGCCGGAGAAGGCCTTGCTCGACCGGATGGCGGAGCTCCATCGCTAG
- a CDS encoding protein kinase: MPEAEAPKPFAKGALVNERYELLELVETDDSISVWEAVDRQTNEKVAIKTLETASLDPTQVVEAKERFLREGKVCRLMKHEHIDRVFAVGGADAAPYLVMEWHEGTPLDRSLQEKKTLPVGHALVVALKVARALTYAHGLRIYHRDLKPHNILFQEDGGVKITNFGLAKKLDDAMGGGVLTRPGKILGTLGYLAPEYIERGQISSASDLYSLGVVMYEMLTGELPFQGKTPLDFMRAQFRGTPELPSRKNPDVSATLDAVVLKCLSKAPKSRYASGSELLHDLGSAASLKEAPVEEDKVRLAGVYYQQALEAFSKSDNWACIQLCTAATRTDSKRADFYVLLGRAQGRISKWRRKAVTSLERAVAMDDTMEEAWVELARTYAEQGMKRAAIKKLNEFLNRQPEAKQAAALLKKITKKG; encoded by the coding sequence ATGCCAGAAGCCGAAGCACCCAAGCCTTTCGCCAAGGGCGCTCTCGTCAACGAGCGCTACGAGCTTCTCGAGCTCGTCGAAACGGATGATTCCATCTCCGTGTGGGAGGCGGTTGACAGGCAAACGAACGAGAAGGTAGCTATCAAAACCCTGGAGACCGCGTCCCTCGACCCGACACAGGTCGTGGAGGCGAAAGAGAGATTCTTGCGCGAGGGAAAAGTCTGCCGGCTCATGAAGCACGAACACATCGACCGGGTTTTCGCCGTGGGCGGAGCGGATGCGGCTCCCTACCTGGTCATGGAGTGGCACGAGGGGACGCCCCTCGACCGGAGCCTCCAGGAGAAGAAAACGCTTCCCGTGGGGCACGCCCTGGTCGTTGCGCTCAAGGTGGCGAGGGCTCTCACCTACGCCCATGGTTTGCGCATCTACCACCGCGACCTGAAGCCGCACAACATTCTGTTTCAAGAAGACGGGGGCGTGAAGATCACGAATTTCGGGCTGGCCAAGAAGCTCGACGATGCCATGGGGGGAGGCGTCCTCACGCGCCCGGGCAAGATTCTGGGTACCCTCGGGTATCTGGCGCCCGAATACATCGAGCGGGGGCAGATCAGCTCGGCGTCCGACCTGTACTCGCTGGGCGTGGTTATGTACGAGATGCTGACGGGAGAGCTTCCATTCCAGGGGAAGACGCCGCTTGATTTTATGCGCGCCCAGTTCAGGGGGACGCCTGAGCTACCCTCCCGCAAGAATCCTGACGTGTCAGCAACTCTCGACGCGGTCGTGTTGAAGTGCTTGAGCAAGGCCCCGAAGAGCCGGTACGCCAGCGGCTCCGAGCTCCTTCACGACCTGGGCTCCGCGGCCAGCCTGAAGGAAGCGCCGGTGGAAGAGGACAAGGTGCGTCTCGCCGGGGTCTACTACCAACAGGCGCTCGAAGCTTTTTCGAAATCCGATAACTGGGCATGCATCCAGCTGTGCACGGCCGCCACCAGGACCGATTCGAAACGGGCGGATTTCTACGTTCTGCTGGGCCGGGCGCAGGGAAGAATTTCGAAGTGGCGCCGCAAGGCCGTCACTTCGCTGGAGCGCGCCGTCGCCATGGACGACACGATGGAGGAGGCGTGGGTGGAGCTCGCAAGAACCTACGCCGAGCAGGGCATGAAGCGGGCGGCGATCAAGAAACTCAATGAATTCCTGAACCGCCAACCCGAGGCGAAACAGGCCGCCGCTCTTCTTAAAAAGATTACAAAAAAAGGCTGA
- the purQ gene encoding phosphoribosylformylglycinamidine synthase subunit PurQ, whose protein sequence is MKFGVVVFPGSNCDHDVYHVVKKGFGHEAVWLWHKDESLTGVDCVVLPGGFSYGDYLRSGAIARFSPLMEKVVDFAEGGGLVLGICNGFQILLEAGLLPGAMRRNSDLRFICDTVTLRLETVETPFTGKGSAGSLYRMPIAHGDGNYYADDATLDRLERNRQIVFRYAAPDGSLSEEANPNGSVRNIAGIVNERRNVLGMMPHPERCSENILGNTDGRVIFESLLA, encoded by the coding sequence ATGAAATTCGGCGTCGTCGTTTTTCCCGGCTCGAACTGCGACCACGACGTCTACCACGTGGTGAAGAAGGGGTTCGGCCACGAGGCCGTCTGGCTCTGGCACAAGGACGAAAGCCTCACGGGGGTGGACTGCGTCGTTCTTCCCGGCGGCTTCTCCTACGGCGACTACCTGCGGAGCGGCGCCATCGCGCGTTTTTCCCCCCTGATGGAGAAAGTCGTGGACTTCGCCGAGGGGGGCGGCCTCGTGCTCGGCATCTGCAACGGGTTTCAGATTCTTCTCGAAGCGGGGCTCCTTCCCGGCGCGATGCGCCGCAACAGCGACCTGCGCTTCATCTGCGACACGGTGACCCTTCGACTGGAGACCGTGGAGACGCCGTTCACCGGGAAGGGCTCGGCGGGCAGCCTGTACCGCATGCCCATAGCGCACGGGGACGGAAACTACTACGCCGACGACGCGACGCTCGACCGCCTGGAGCGAAACCGCCAGATCGTCTTCCGCTACGCCGCGCCCGACGGAAGCCTTTCCGAGGAGGCGAACCCCAACGGCTCCGTGCGAAACATCGCGGGCATCGTGAACGAGCGGCGGAACGTCCTCGGCATGATGCCCCATCCGGAGCGTTGCTCGGAAAATATTTTGGGAAACACCGACGGCCGGGTGATCTTCGAGTCGCTCCTGGCCTGA
- a CDS encoding tetratricopeptide repeat protein — translation MRNYTAACALALVLGCALGCGGGTRAQKPPRPSEPPEAEAYVNLYRLAVLRFQEGKLDEASYNYRQALEQFPAHAESHYGLGLCHLSQGEYKEALESFELALHHRPDYDEVYISMGIVHSELGEREKAEEVLHKALDSPSMQITGLANYHLGLLQLEADEYERAYYSFRKALSDYPDAVLVHAKMAEALERMGRNEEALEYYLEALEGEPGSAEYTYKVALVHFRLNHRAEALEYFRKTLIMAPNSEYGERAFEFLKMLGERE, via the coding sequence ATGCGAAACTATACCGCCGCGTGCGCTTTGGCGCTCGTTCTGGGGTGCGCGCTAGGGTGCGGAGGAGGCACCAGAGCGCAAAAGCCGCCCCGCCCGAGCGAACCTCCGGAAGCGGAAGCGTACGTCAACTTGTACCGCCTTGCCGTCCTTCGCTTCCAGGAGGGCAAACTGGATGAGGCCTCCTACAATTACCGGCAGGCCCTGGAGCAATTTCCCGCGCACGCCGAATCCCACTACGGCCTCGGCCTGTGCCACCTCAGCCAAGGGGAATATAAAGAAGCCCTTGAATCGTTCGAGCTGGCCCTTCACCACCGTCCCGACTACGACGAAGTCTACATCAGCATGGGCATCGTCCATAGCGAGCTGGGAGAACGCGAGAAAGCCGAGGAGGTGCTCCACAAGGCGCTCGATTCCCCGTCCATGCAGATCACGGGCCTGGCCAATTATCATCTCGGCCTCCTGCAGCTTGAGGCCGACGAATACGAGCGCGCGTACTATTCGTTCCGCAAGGCCCTGAGCGATTACCCCGACGCCGTCCTGGTGCACGCCAAGATGGCGGAAGCCCTGGAGCGCATGGGGCGGAACGAAGAGGCCCTCGAGTACTACCTCGAGGCGCTCGAGGGCGAGCCGGGCTCGGCCGAATACACCTACAAGGTGGCCTTGGTTCACTTCCGGTTGAACCATCGCGCCGAGGCGCTGGAGTATTTTAGAAAAACGCTGATCATGGCCCCGAACAGCGAGTACGGAGAGCGGGCGTTTGAATTTTTGAAGATGCTCGGCGAGCGCGAATAG
- the lnt gene encoding apolipoprotein N-acyltransferase yields the protein MKFLSLPPLVLVALSALLLAAALPPVNAVPLGWVGLAPLLYAAARAPRARDAALLGFACGLLLYALTMYWVVGVMARYGRLSYLTSVLVACLLVAYLACYVAAFAAFAQAAVSRGGRAALWTAPFAWVALEYVRNYCITGFPWNPLALTQHRWPALIQVASLGGIYAVSLLVASSSAALAYAMLALAEARSRRNAWAGVAVCVLIPVLAAAGGAVALGHAGESSAFVRAAVVQPNISQDEKLAGRDALRQLERHIELSRGTAPLAPRYLVWPESSVPFTYGSDDVYRREVAALAKEMSVFVTLGSVTFAGSYVHNSAITVTPEGEPSARYDKMHLVPFGEYVPLGEILFFVEPLVREVGNFRPGLSRPLGKVGYYPFGTVICYEIIFPELSRASVERGAQFLVTITNDAWFGRSSAPYQHFAHAVFRAVETRRPVVRAANTGISGFVDAYGRIRQESAIFEETALVETIRPREDKTVYVRWGDWLPKFSLLVAFLTLVRVAWPPLLAFVRRKKNEWLGGDEPRESTPP from the coding sequence GTGAAATTTCTTTCCCTCCCTCCTCTCGTCCTCGTCGCGCTCTCCGCGCTGCTCTTGGCCGCGGCACTCCCTCCCGTGAACGCGGTGCCTCTCGGGTGGGTGGGGCTCGCGCCCCTGCTCTACGCGGCGGCGCGGGCGCCCCGGGCGCGCGACGCGGCGCTGCTGGGCTTCGCATGCGGGCTCCTGCTGTACGCGCTCACGATGTACTGGGTCGTGGGCGTCATGGCGCGCTACGGCCGCCTTTCCTACCTCACGAGCGTTCTCGTGGCGTGCCTCCTCGTTGCTTACCTTGCGTGCTATGTCGCGGCGTTCGCCGCCTTCGCGCAGGCCGCCGTGAGTCGCGGGGGCCGCGCGGCGCTCTGGACGGCGCCTTTCGCATGGGTCGCGCTCGAATACGTCCGGAACTACTGCATCACGGGTTTCCCGTGGAATCCGCTCGCCCTCACCCAGCACCGCTGGCCAGCGTTAATCCAAGTGGCCTCCCTGGGCGGCATTTACGCTGTCTCTCTGCTCGTCGCCTCGTCGAGCGCCGCCTTGGCCTATGCCATGCTCGCCCTGGCCGAAGCGAGGTCCCGCCGCAACGCATGGGCGGGGGTCGCCGTGTGCGTGCTGATTCCCGTCCTCGCGGCGGCGGGCGGCGCGGTCGCGCTCGGGCACGCCGGGGAAAGTTCCGCGTTCGTCCGCGCCGCCGTCGTGCAACCGAACATCTCGCAGGATGAAAAGCTCGCCGGCAGGGACGCCCTTCGCCAGCTTGAGCGCCACATCGAGCTCTCGCGCGGGACGGCTCCGCTCGCGCCGCGCTACCTCGTCTGGCCCGAATCGAGCGTGCCGTTCACCTACGGGAGTGACGACGTGTACCGGCGGGAGGTGGCCGCGCTCGCAAAGGAAATGAGCGTCTTTGTGACCCTCGGGAGCGTCACGTTCGCCGGAAGTTACGTCCACAACAGCGCCATCACGGTCACGCCCGAGGGGGAGCCGTCCGCGCGCTACGACAAGATGCACCTCGTGCCCTTCGGGGAGTACGTGCCCCTCGGGGAGATTTTGTTCTTCGTCGAGCCGCTCGTCCGCGAGGTGGGAAATTTCCGGCCGGGCCTTTCGCGACCCCTGGGGAAGGTGGGCTATTACCCCTTCGGCACCGTCATCTGTTACGAGATTATCTTTCCCGAGCTGAGCCGCGCCTCGGTCGAGCGCGGCGCGCAGTTCCTCGTCACGATAACGAACGACGCATGGTTCGGACGCTCCTCCGCACCCTACCAGCATTTCGCGCACGCGGTGTTCCGCGCGGTCGAGACCCGCCGCCCCGTCGTCCGCGCCGCGAACACCGGCATAAGCGGCTTCGTGGACGCCTACGGCCGCATCCGGCAGGAAAGCGCCATCTTCGAAGAGACCGCCCTCGTGGAAACCATCCGTCCGCGCGAGGACAAAACCGTGTACGTGCGCTGGGGCGACTGGCTGCCCAAGTTTTCCCTCCTCGTCGCGTTCCTCACTCTCGTCCGGGTCGCGTGGCCGCCGTTGCTCGCCTTTGTGCGCCGCAAGAAGAATGAATGGCTCGGCGGCGACGAGCCCAGGGAAAGCACCCCCCCATGA
- a CDS encoding cupin domain-containing protein — MAKTKPYSLSRYRLDRLPFFATMGIDLHCRSVAINALHFKRGQGLSAFHKHRRQEEVYIVLSGSGVIRLDNKTVKLRKGDAVRVAPGVSRAIGNPSSPDCVFLVVGAMPHKVKKGKFEVIPDGIYQENRRTGYHTPEKVVKEWEEE, encoded by the coding sequence ATGGCGAAAACCAAGCCTTACTCCCTTTCGCGCTACCGCCTGGACAGACTTCCTTTTTTCGCGACCATGGGAATCGACCTTCACTGTCGGAGCGTGGCCATAAACGCGCTTCACTTCAAAAGGGGTCAGGGACTTTCCGCCTTCCACAAACACCGAAGGCAGGAGGAAGTGTACATCGTGCTCTCGGGCTCGGGCGTCATCCGCTTGGACAACAAAACGGTCAAGCTGCGAAAGGGGGACGCCGTGCGCGTCGCTCCGGGCGTGTCGCGCGCCATCGGCAACCCTTCCTCACCGGACTGCGTGTTCCTGGTGGTCGGGGCGATGCCCCACAAGGTCAAGAAAGGGAAGTTCGAAGTCATCCCGGACGGCATCTATCAGGAAAATCGCCGAACGGGCTACCACACCCCGGAAAAAGTCGTGAAGGAATGGGAAGAGGAATGA
- a CDS encoding glycoside hydrolase family 3 protein: MTHWGSLLFIGVEGAAMTPPLRRLLERVQPGGVVLFERNLRTPAALRTFLSEIRKILDSPPFIAVDQEGGPVNRLRAFSFRAPSAWEISQTNRPALAERQGSLTGRALRLLGVNVDFAPVLDLSPPEAGNGIGVRSFSTQPDVAARFAAAFLRGLKKERVLGCLKHFPGLGASSRDSHRVLPTVRKSRRRILAEDVSPFARLSGRAPFLMVGHGYYPAFSKRRVPADLDPAVGRVLLRGRLGYRGIVLSDDLAMRAVPEWARRRRPEAFLRAGCDMLLVCRPGDVEPTAARLREALGRCDAPLAAHLRESLKRIARLKRRLPPPPGRFSARAFEALRREMEIV; the protein is encoded by the coding sequence ATGACCCATTGGGGGTCGCTCCTTTTCATCGGCGTTGAAGGGGCGGCCATGACGCCGCCGCTTCGCCGGCTTCTTGAGCGCGTCCAGCCAGGCGGCGTCGTGCTCTTTGAAAGGAACCTACGCACGCCTGCGGCGCTCCGGACGTTCCTTTCGGAAATTCGAAAAATTCTCGACTCGCCCCCCTTCATCGCCGTCGACCAGGAGGGCGGCCCCGTCAACCGCCTCCGCGCGTTCTCCTTTCGCGCTCCCTCGGCGTGGGAAATTTCTCAAACAAACCGGCCCGCCCTCGCCGAGCGGCAAGGCTCCCTCACCGGGCGCGCGCTTCGGCTCCTGGGCGTCAACGTCGACTTCGCGCCCGTCCTGGACTTGTCGCCGCCGGAGGCGGGAAACGGGATCGGCGTGCGCTCGTTCTCAACGCAGCCGGACGTGGCGGCGCGCTTCGCCGCGGCGTTCCTCCGCGGCTTAAAGAAAGAGCGTGTTCTCGGCTGCCTGAAACACTTTCCCGGCCTCGGCGCATCTTCCAGGGATTCCCATCGCGTGCTTCCCACCGTGCGGAAAAGCCGCCGGCGCATCCTGGCGGAGGACGTTTCCCCCTTCGCCCGCCTTTCGGGGCGCGCCCCGTTTCTCATGGTAGGCCACGGCTACTATCCCGCCTTTTCGAAACGGAGGGTTCCCGCCGACCTCGATCCCGCCGTTGGAAGAGTCCTTCTGCGCGGGCGCCTCGGCTACCGCGGGATCGTTCTTTCCGACGACCTTGCGATGCGCGCGGTCCCCGAGTGGGCGCGGCGGAGGCGGCCCGAGGCCTTCCTCCGAGCCGGCTGCGACATGCTTCTGGTTTGCCGCCCCGGGGACGTCGAGCCGACCGCGGCGCGCCTCCGCGAGGCGCTCGGGCGCTGCGACGCCCCGCTGGCCGCCCACCTTCGGGAGAGCCTGAAAAGAATCGCGCGCCTCAAGCGCCGCCTGCCCCCGCCCCCCGGACGCTTTTCCGCGCGCGCCTTCGAGGCGCTCCGGCGCGAGATGGAAATTGTCTGA
- a CDS encoding molybdopterin molybdotransferase MoeA, with protein MGPALVPVAEAYRAVIDSVETPPPVRAPLEEALHMALAEGVTADADSPPFDRAMMDGYALRSDDAERTLRVVDVIAAGAYPRKEIRRGECAQIMTGAPLPPGADAVQMVEKTKKADGGRVEILEAAKRGRNVSPRAEEFHKGDTVAPAGALVTPAVMAVLASVGAAEISVHPKPRIALFSTGSELVEIFETPEPGKIRNTNAFSLPAQLREAGLSVSERKTLRDDPEEIRAAVRAALESHDVVVLTGGVSVGEFDYVVDALEDAGVEVLFRKVAVKPGKPLVFGTAPDGRLIFSLPGNPVSSVVLMHLFVLPALRKRLGVRPWDNPRVGAALESPLRVKPNELTKYLPAALSCREGAFTAAPVAIRGSADIFHFSEANALVEVPPDSSGWEKGEKAPAIPLGAWTRALLRP; from the coding sequence ATGGGCCCCGCTCTGGTTCCCGTTGCCGAAGCCTACCGCGCGGTCATCGATTCCGTGGAGACTCCGCCCCCCGTGCGCGCGCCGCTCGAGGAGGCGCTCCACATGGCGCTCGCCGAGGGCGTCACGGCGGACGCGGACTCCCCGCCCTTCGACCGCGCGATGATGGACGGCTACGCGCTGCGAAGCGACGACGCGGAGCGAACCCTGCGCGTCGTGGACGTCATCGCGGCGGGCGCGTATCCTCGAAAGGAAATCCGCCGGGGCGAGTGCGCGCAAATCATGACCGGTGCGCCGCTTCCCCCGGGCGCCGACGCCGTCCAGATGGTCGAGAAAACGAAAAAGGCGGACGGGGGGCGCGTCGAGATACTGGAGGCCGCAAAGCGCGGCCGGAACGTCTCGCCGCGCGCCGAGGAGTTTCACAAAGGGGACACGGTCGCGCCCGCGGGCGCGCTCGTCACGCCCGCGGTCATGGCCGTCCTCGCCTCCGTGGGCGCGGCGGAAATCTCCGTCCACCCCAAGCCGCGCATCGCGCTGTTCTCGACGGGAAGCGAGCTCGTGGAAATTTTCGAGACGCCGGAGCCCGGTAAAATCCGGAACACGAACGCATTCTCGCTCCCCGCGCAGCTCCGCGAGGCGGGTCTTTCGGTTTCCGAGAGGAAAACCCTCAGGGACGACCCCGAAGAGATCCGTGCGGCCGTCCGCGCGGCCCTCGAGTCTCACGACGTCGTCGTGCTCACGGGGGGCGTTTCCGTGGGCGAGTTCGACTACGTCGTGGACGCGCTCGAAGATGCGGGCGTAGAGGTGCTTTTTCGCAAGGTCGCCGTCAAGCCGGGCAAGCCCTTAGTGTTCGGCACGGCGCCGGACGGCAGATTAATCTTCTCGCTTCCGGGCAATCCGGTTTCGAGCGTGGTGCTCATGCATCTTTTCGTGCTCCCGGCGCTTCGCAAGCGCCTGGGCGTTCGCCCCTGGGACAACCCGCGCGTCGGGGCCGCGCTCGAGTCTCCGCTCCGCGTCAAGCCGAACGAGCTTACGAAGTACCTGCCGGCCGCCCTGAGCTGCCGTGAGGGGGCGTTCACGGCCGCGCCCGTCGCGATACGCGGCTCGGCCGATATTTTTCACTTCTCCGAGGCGAACGCCCTGGTCGAGGTTCCGCCCGATTCCAGCGGGTGGGAAAAAGGGGAAAAAGCACCGGCGATTCCGCTCGGCGCGTGGACGCGCGCCCTCCTGCGTCCGTAG
- the purS gene encoding phosphoribosylformylglycinamidine synthase subunit PurS has product MLAKVYVKMKESVLDPQGKAVLGSLHSLGYKEARDARVGRYIEVRLEGVAREDAERRLREMCEKLLANPIIEDYRFEIEEDK; this is encoded by the coding sequence ATGCTTGCCAAGGTTTACGTCAAGATGAAAGAGAGCGTCCTCGACCCGCAGGGGAAGGCCGTTCTCGGATCGCTCCACTCGCTCGGGTACAAGGAAGCGCGGGACGCGCGCGTGGGGCGCTACATCGAGGTCCGCCTCGAAGGCGTTGCGCGCGAGGACGCCGAGCGCCGCCTGCGCGAGATGTGCGAAAAACTCCTTGCGAACCCCATCATCGAGGACTACCGGTTCGAGATAGAAGAAGATAAATAA
- a CDS encoding ankyrin repeat domain-containing protein: MKSFLKTILFLLPLLFAQAAYGDINSDLLKAAQAGDTVKVEQLLKKGADVSAKNEKGTTALMFAASMGHTETVKILIDAGSDVSAKNKKGTTALMFAAQEGHTGTVKILIDAGSDVNAKRRDGGTALMAAAAKDHIETVKALIEAGAYVNAKDAHGQTVLMLAASEGHTGTVKTLIGAGADVSRKNNTGQTALMLAARKGHTETVKILIEVDADVNAKNKGGRTALMAAAYEGHTETVKALIGAGADVNRKGNNGWTALMGAAVEGHTETVKALVEADADVNAKNKGGWTALKFAETEGRTGIVEILRQAGAEE, encoded by the coding sequence ATGAAATCTTTCCTTAAGACAATCCTGTTTTTGCTCCCGCTGCTTTTCGCGCAGGCGGCCTACGGGGACATCAATTCAGACCTGCTCAAGGCGGCACAGGCCGGTGACACCGTCAAAGTGGAGCAACTGCTTAAAAAAGGCGCCGACGTAAGCGCGAAGAACGAAAAAGGCACGACCGCCCTGATGTTTGCGGCATCGATGGGCCACACCGAGACGGTGAAGATCCTGATTGACGCGGGCTCGGACGTAAGCGCGAAGAACAAAAAAGGCACGACCGCCCTGATGTTTGCGGCACAGGAAGGTCACACCGGGACGGTGAAGATCCTGATTGACGCGGGCTCGGATGTGAACGCGAAACGCCGAGACGGCGGGACCGCCCTGATGGCTGCGGCAGCGAAAGACCACATCGAGACGGTGAAAGCCCTCATAGAAGCGGGGGCGTACGTGAACGCGAAAGACGCACACGGCCAAACCGTCCTGATGCTTGCGGCGTCTGAGGGCCATACCGGGACGGTGAAGACCCTGATCGGCGCGGGCGCCGACGTGAGCAGGAAGAACAACACCGGCCAAACCGCCCTGATGCTTGCGGCGCGGAAGGGCCACACCGAGACGGTGAAGATTCTGATCGAGGTGGATGCCGACGTGAACGCGAAGAACAAGGGTGGCCGGACCGCTCTGATGGCGGCGGCATACGAGGGTCACACCGAAACGGTGAAGGCCCTGATTGGCGCGGGTGCCGACGTGAACAGGAAGGGCAACAACGGCTGGACCGCTCTCATGGGTGCGGCAGTCGAGGGCCACACCGAGACGGTGAAGGCCCTGGTTGAGGCGGATGCCGACGTGAACGCGAAGAACAAAGGTGGCTGGACCGCCCTAAAGTTTGCGGAGACAGAAGGACGCACCGGGATTGTGGAAATTCTTAGACAGGCCGGGGCAGAGGAATGA